In Flavobacteriales bacterium, the genomic window GAAGTATTGCTTTCAATTTTGCTGTGTTCAATTTCTTCGGTAGGCGAAGCGCTGTGTCCACCACCGTTAATTGCAATATGCGGAGCAATAATCAATGAAACGATCGACATTAATTTGATCAGGATATTCATCGAAGGACCGGAAGTATCTTTAAACGGATCTCCAACAGTGTCTCCGGTAACGGATGCTTTGTGTGGTTCAGATTTTTTGTAGAAAGTCTCGCCATTGATCACAACTCCTTTTTCGAAGGATTTCTTAGCATTATCCCAAGCACCACCAGCATTGTTTTGGAACATTCCCATTAATACGCCTGATA contains:
- a CDS encoding sodium/proton-translocating pyrophosphatase; translated protein: AAMDMVNEVRRQFREIPGIMEYKAKPQYEKCVEISTKASIREMILPGAIALTVPVLVGFVFGPEVLGGLLAGVTVSGVLMGMFQNNAGGAWDNAKKSFEKGVVINGETFYKKSEPHKASVTGDTVGDPFKDTSGPSMNILIKLMSIVSLIIAPHIAINGGGHSASPTEEIEHSKIESNTSTNGTGNTISWNDAVNIK